A part of Sugiyamaella lignohabitans strain CBS 10342 chromosome D, complete sequence genomic DNA contains:
- the PRO2 gene encoding glutamate-5-semialdehyde dehydrogenase (Gamma-glutamyl phosphate reductase; catalyzes the second step in proline biosynthesis; GO_component: GO:0005737 - cytoplasm [Evidence IDA] [PMID 11914276]; GO_component: GO:0005737 - cytoplasm [Evidence IDA] [PMID 14562095]; GO_component: GO:0005634 - nucleus [Evidence IDA] [PMID 14562095]; GO_function: GO:0050661 - NADP binding [Evidence IEA]; GO_function: GO:0004350 - glutamate-5-semialdehyde dehydrogenase activity [Evidence IEA,IEA]; GO_function: GO:0004350 - glutamate-5-semialdehyde dehydrogenase activity [Evidence IDA] [PMID 12513997]; GO_function: GO:0004350 - glutamate-5-semialdehyde dehydrogenase activity [Evidence IGI] [PMID 2824433]; GO_function: GO:0016491 - oxidoreductase activity [Evidence IEA,IEA]; GO_function: GO:0016620 - oxidoreductase activity, acting on the aldehyde or oxo group of donors, NAD or NADP as acceptor [Evidence IEA]; GO_process: GO:0055129 - L-proline biosynthetic process [Evidence IEA]; GO_process: GO:0008652 - cellular amino acid biosynthetic process [Evidence IEA]; GO_process: GO:0008152 - metabolic process [Evidence IEA]; GO_process: GO:0055114 - oxidation-reduction process [Evidence IEA,IEA]; GO_process: GO:0006561 - proline biosynthetic process [Evidence IEA,IEA]; GO_process: GO:0006561 - proline biosynthetic process [Evidence TAS] [PMID 11084050]; GO_process: GO:0006561 - proline biosynthetic process [Evidence IDA] [PMID 12513997]): MAENLAKSARKASNILKTLSNDKRTSALKVIHDSLRDSKDEIIEANKLDLKLAEEADLPDSLIRRLDLAKGDKYDSMLQGILDVAALEDPVGRISLSRHLDDGLDLYRVSCPVGVLLVIFEARPEVIANITALAIKSGNAAILKGGKESLHTFSAMATAVKKALAKTSIPPDAIHLVSTREQVGELLHQDKYIDLVIPRGSNELVRQIKASTRIAVLGHADGICSIYVHDDADGEMAGKIIVDSKVNYPAGCNAVETVLINKNLLSTSNPAGQAKVTSIIEQLVDAKVKVKIAPEIEAFLTSGDNSSPSTIAIPCPQIEPATEADFDREFLSLTIAIKSITDIDEAIAHINEHGSHHTDAIITASKDKAEKFLKGVDSAGVFWNASTRFADGFRFGFGTEVGVSTNKLHARGPVGLEGLMSYQYQIKGSGQIVGDYAGSGGSKRYLHQDFTVDNN, translated from the coding sequence ATGGCAGAGAATCTTGCCAAATCTGCTCGCAAGGCGTCTAATATCCTAAAGACGTTGTCAAATGATAAGAGGACGTCGGCTCTAAAAGTGATTCATGATTCGTTGCGCGATTCCAAAGATGAAATCATCGAGGCAAATAAGCTAGACTTGAAACTGGCGGAAGAAGCTGATTTGCCAGATTCGTTGATCCGTCGATTGGATCTTGCCAAGGGCGATAAATATGATTCTATGTTACAAGGAATTCttgatgttgctgcttTAGAAGACCCCGTCGGTCGGATCTCGCTGTCTCGTCATTTGGATGATGGTCTTGATTTGTACAGAGTATCGTGTCCAGTTGGAGTTCTTTTGGTTATTTTTGAAGCTCGTCCTGAAGTTATCGCTAATATCACGGCCTTGGCCATCAAGTCTGGTAATGCCGCTATTCTCAAAGGTGGTAAAGAGTCACTTCATACATTTTCAGCCATGGCTACTGCAGTTAAGAAAGCTCTGGCTAAAACAAGCATTCCTCCCGATGCTATTCATTTGGTCAGTACTCGTGAACAGGTTGGTGAGCTGCTACACCAggataaatatatagatCTTGTGATTCCTCGAGGCAGTAATGAGCTGGTTCGTCAGATCAAGGCCAGTACGCGGATTGCTGTATTAGGACACGCTGACGGAATCTGTTCGATTTACGTACacgatgatgctgatggtgaGATGGCTGGCAAAATCATTGTCGACTCGAAAGTGAACTATCCTGCTGGTTGTAATGCTGTTGAGACCGTACTCATCAACAAGAACCTTCTATCGACCAGCAACCCAGCTGGACAGGCCAAGGTCACCTCTATTATAGAACAACTAGTGGATGCCAAAGTCAAGGTGAAAATCGCTCCAGAAATCGAGGCCTTTTTGACCTCTGGAGACAACTCGTCGCCCTCTACAATTGCTATCCCATGTCCTCAAATCGAGCCTGCCACCGAAGCCGACTTTGATCGCGAGTTCCTTTCTCTGACCATTGCCATCAAATCAATAACTGATATCGACGAGGCAATCGCACATATCAACGAGCACGGATCGCACCATACCGATGCCATCATCACTGCCTCCAAGGATAAGGCCGAGAAGTTCTTGAAGGGAGttgattctgctggtgtCTTCTGGAACGCCAGTACACGATTCGCCGACGGATTCCGATTCGGTTTCGGCACCGAAGTCGGCGTCTCGACCAACAAACTGCATGCCAGAGGCCCCGTTGGCCTCGAGGGCCTCATGTCCTACCAATACCAGATCAAGGGCTCAGGCCAAATCGTCGGCGACTACGCGGGCTCCGGTGGCTCAAAACGCTATCTCCACCAGGACTTCACTGTAGATAACAATTAA